AAAGAGACAAAATGTTTCTAAACCAACTGATCCAACTCTATCAGTATCATctaaccaaaaataaaacgCCCATTTCTGCAGCTGATTAACTCTAAAACTTAAGATGATTTTGTTTCTACTTCAAACGGAGTGTAAGAGATCGATTCACTCGAGCATTTCATCAATTAACAAAAAGACTTTAAGTATACCAAATTCCATCAATAAACACATTTTACTGGAACAGTTCCTAATTTCAATAGCAACAAGAcgcgaaaagaaaaaagagggagTATGTAATCGTTTACCGGCAGGAAACGGTCAATGTGGAAGTCCCAGGAATCGGAGAGAAGATTCAGGGATCCAAGAGAAGGGAGACGGGACCGAATTGATGCGGATTCGTCATCGGCGCCGGCGCCGCGCCCAATCTTAGAGGAAATTGCTCCACCGGTGACGAGGCCAGGCTTTGCCAGAAGAATTTTGGGTGGAGGAGGAGTAGGCGAGGAATTGGAAGAAGCGTTACCACCAGTAGAACCTGCCATTGCTGAGACCCTTGCAGTTCTGTTTTTCCCGGTCACCTGATATTTATTAACCTTCTTTATCAAAGGACTATATCACACATTCGAAGATCTGATCTCTTAACTCAAAGTCTGTATCAATTACGAGTTCGTTCGTTTTGAgttttaaagattttgttaataaaagttcaaattgaaCAATCTcgacaaaaaaattatttcatgtgAACACCTTCTAATCCATTATATCAGATCTTTCGATAATTTTTTACGGTCAATTCATatattagaatttagaataagaaatttaacgaaaaaataaagttgaacCTCCCAATTCATGAGCAGAAATCTTTAAGACTAAGCTAGCTCGTGTTGACTGTATTTAATCGTTACACTATCTTCTTAGTACATAACACAATGAATCCGAGCATATCTTAGCagataaaatatcaattactTTCTTAAGAGTCAAACAGTTCACCATAGTAAATCCGAGCACATATAGCAAATAAAACAtcaattactattttaataGTCAATGgttcaactagttaagacaTATATCATCTACCGAGAGATCAGATATTCAAATCTCTGTCACAAAAGATAGGCTAATAACGATTTCTTCGACATGAAAGCGTCTGtacttttgttttcaaatgatAGATTCAatgtaaattttgtttttgaaaaaagatgAGGAATGAATGAATAATTTCCCTCTTAATTTCAAGTGAAACAAGCTACAACTCAGGTCTAATCAACAGAAAAATATGGGCATCTGATGGCACTGTTAACAGCAAACCATACAGAAGACAATGAAAAACACAGAGGGATATTCAGAACACAAGGCCATGTTCACGAGCTGCATCAGCAAGAGCTTCCACACGTCCATGGTATGGATATCCACCACGGTCAAATGCAACTTTTGTTATTCCTTTCTCCAGACAAGATTTTGCTATAGCTTCCCCCACTTTCTTTGCTACTTCCTGCAACCATATTACCCACATATAACAAGGATTTCGCTTCAGAAGGTCGGCTGCCACCGCAAACTATGTTGCTGTTTGTTTAGTTTCTAAACTTAATCACATCCCTAAGCTTGTAATCCTACATGCATACGTAGAATGACAAGTCGGACTAGAGCTCAAGGGCATAGGGGTAGAACTTATGAACAGATCTGTTCAAGCAAGGCTATGTACGATAACTAAACTCAGTgctctaaagaggacaatgtctgcttaggccgttacagaTGCTCTCTTATTTGAAGAGGTAAGAAGATCTACATAGACATCAAGCTAATGCAAAAAGGGTTTGGAAGGGGAAGGACGAAAGCTAAacataaatgaattaattctTAGTTGTAGTGAACTCACAATGGTAGGGCCAGAAGTGTAGTCTAACCCCTCAGAGATTGATTTCTGCATTGTTGAAACTGCAGCAAGCGTGTGCATCTTGGAGTCATCGATAACCTGGACATAGAGATGCTTGTTGGAGCGGAACACAGACAACCTTGGCCTCTCTGTTGTTCCTTCAACCTGAGGCACAAGAAGATGAATGTACTGTGAACTGTTCTACTGTATACCAGCAAGAATCAATTGGAATCAATTGGCTCTTCTAAATATAACAATTTTGAACTCAGTGCTGTTCTAAAGGGAGTCAATCTCCCAGATTTCTCATTGACCATACCCTGTGGCTTATATTGCCCAGAGGGTGTGAGATCGCCATTTATACCCATTTGACAAAGCGAGATCTTTCTTTAACCAGTCTAGATGTAATCCAAAAGTTTTTGAGTTCGAGACAGATCCTATagccaaaattgaaaatgtcaCCTTTCCAAGTGTCGGGTCAAGGATGTGTAGTgtttttgtaacagctcaagctcaagcccactattAACAGATATCGTCCACtgtagcccgttacgtatcgccagcagtttttgattttaaaacacatctactagggagaggtttccacaccctcataaggaatgcttcgttctcctctccaaccattgtaggatctcacaatccaaccccttggaggcctagcatcctcgttggtacACCGCCCGATATCTggctctggtaccatttgtaacaatccaagcccaccgctagtagatattgtcctttttgggcttcccctcaaggttttaaaatgtgtctctgctagggagaggtttccacacccctataaggaatgcttcgttatCATTTCCAACCAATGAGGGATCTCATAGAGGCATTTATGTGTAGAATGATCCACTCTTGTACCATCTTTAGCCTCCAGCTTTGAGAGATCAGTTACCATCTCACATTTCGACTGTAATCGATTGTGGTTCCATATATGAGGCTTGTTtcctaactaaaaaaataaatagtatgCGGGATATCTTTCTTATCTTGTTTTCATGTTCTAGGCTTTCCAAACTCTGGTTTCCTATCTATTCTTTGTACAAGCtacatttttctataaattttagcTTCTCCAATGAGTAAATTTACTTTCAAGTCATCTGAGGCCCAAAGCACTGTAAGTCTCCGCAGATCGTATCTTGAAACAAATTCCAATTACAGCTTTCATGAACATAATTTGATGCTgagaacaataaaatatttctattttgaaattttgactcCCTGCAATGACAAATAAACAAGCTCATTgttcttttccctcttttcCTCAATCTTCAGAAATCCAGGACCTAGGTAGTGGAACAATGACAAAATTCTAATATACAAGTACACCTCCAAGCTAGTCTAACCAGAACTTCTAAAATAAACGACGAGTTCATGAATTATCAAATCAATCCTTTGGAAGTTCACAATAAATAGATACCTAGAATGAAACAATATCCACAAAGAAGTAAAACAACAACACAATTGCAATAAGAACCGAGAAACACCGAGTAATTCCCGggaataattaaaacaaacgAAACCTAGATACCTCATTTCAAGAATAATCCCAACCTACCTCCATTTCCGGTGAATCTCCGAAAAATTTTAGGGCACAGAACAATGTGGAACAAGAGAAACGCCAAATTAGCATAACAAAGTACGCGAAGGGGAGGGAAGGCGGTAAGTTGTTAAATAGGGGAATAAGGACTCGATGATTACCTTCTTCCTGATACGAGAATGGCGAGCAGCACGGTCCTCCCGTCTGGTGGTAGCCTTGGCTTCGATAACGAGAGAATGTCGGCCGGAACTTGAAGTGGTCGACGGAAAATTGAGATGAGGAGGAATGCGAAGATTCTGTGAATAAGAGACGCCTAGAATGGAAGTTCCGAGGAACGATAAAGGAGCAATGGCTGAAGACATTGTCGTCctgcttctcttctcttcttcttcttcttcttcttcgaagGCTCTACTGGTTCGTTTCTTTTCGTCCTGAGAATTGCCTTATCCTTTTGTGTACCGGTTTTTCTGTCATTTCACCATGTTAATTGGAAAATCCatgcaaattaataaaaagagaacaaaaaataaaataaaaaaaaaacacatttccTCGGGTTTAGGTTTTGTGACATCACACATCGGTTcgtttaaaaatcgtgagactgacggcgatattTATAACAggtcaaaatggataatatttgataacggtgaaatttcaaaagtaacattttagttcgaaataattttaaatagtcTTGAACGGTTAGTCGATTATCGAGAAATGAAGTAATTCTTCTATATAAAATACCTATTCGAAAACTTTGTTCGACCCTGATTAGTACTCTCGAGAGTTGAATGTTAATTCTAccttagatttaaaaataataataaataagaaattatatatataatattttaatttttctcggagtgaaaaattattatattattttaggaGTGTTCAGACTCAAAATGAACCAGCACAAACCTTCCGacccaaatcataaaagttgggtttaggttatattttttgaaaaatggaaaattcgAGTTAGTCGGTAGGTTAACATTTTTTGATCTGGTCATCCCTCAACCCGAAAATAAGGTTACTATCGGACCCAACCTACCCTACTTTTATAGTCATTCCTCAACCCGAAAATAAGGTTACTATCGGACCCAACCTACCCTACTTTTATAGTCATCCCTCAACCCGAAAATAAGGTTACTATCGAACCCAACCtaccctacttttaagattattataaaagactaagaatatttgacgtttgtaactaatgttattaatataatacgTATTCTAGATAACTAggcttttttttaaaaataattcaacaattcaactcaacccgacccgaaaataaaaagttgaattgggttgtgaactcCATTCGGGTTGCTCGGATTACGAATTTCTCTGAGAGATGTTCATAATCGACAAGATCTagcttttgaaatattaaattaaaatcaaacgCTAATGATCAAAACACACAAATCACCGAACGGATCGGTCGAAAgagattattataattatgaattcaTAATTGGAATAAAGTAAAGGGAAAGTGTTTGTGTTTAGATTCCTAAAAGGTAGACAGCTTGAATGCACTGTGGAGGGAGGCCTCTTAGAAGCTCCCCCTGCCCTTCAACCCAACCCCACTCCCTTTCTTTCAAAGGTTCTTTCAAGATTTAAGGGATCAAAAAGTGCCCTTTCGGAGGGCAACTatccttatttatttcaaacccATTAGGTTCATGAACCTTTTTCTCTTCACAAACCAATGAGAAAACACAAAGATCAAGCTTTGTATCATTCCCTTCATTTGTTtagttcttctttttcaaattttcctgTCATGGCAAAGTTGGCAAGCTGCCATTTGTTTGCCTTGGTTTTCAAGTTCATCTCCCTTTCTTTTCCCCGTTAGCTTTTCGAGCTTAAAGGGTTCGTTTCGAAAAGAAAGTTCTTATAACAGCTTGAGCCCACTGTTAGcggatattgttctttttagagctttcccttctacgcttcctcttaaggttttaaaacgtgtctactagggagaggtttccacacccttataagaatggtttgtttctctctctaaccgacgtgggatatttgctagcggtgggtttgggcggttacaaatggtatcatagacACCGGATGGTGTGggtttgggcggttacaaatggtatcatagacaccggatggtgtgccagcgaggacactttataagggtgtggaaacctctctctaaaaaacgcgttttaaaattgtgagactaacgactgttagacgaacacgactctccacaatggtatgatattgtccactttgagcataagctctcatggctttgcttttggggagctcatggctttgctttgggcttccccaaaaggcctcataccaatggagttagtattactcacttataaatccatgatcattccctaaattagtcgatgtgggacttccatcatccaacaacgACGATACGCAACGaaccaaaacggacaatatctgctagtggtgggcttagactgttacaaatggtaacagtgtgccaacaaggacgttgacCCCTAAAGgtagtggattgtgagatcccacatccgttggagaggggaacgaaacattctttataagggtgtggaaacttctccctaatagatgcgttttaaaaccgtgaggataatgacaatatgtaacagattaaagcagacaatatctgctagcagtgggcttgggctgttacaaatggtatcatagtcggacactggacggtgtgtcaacgaggatgctgctcccaaaggagtggattgtgagatcccccatcggttggagaggggaacgaaacattctttataagggtatgaaaacatctcctaacagacacattttaaaaccgtgaggatgacgacgatatgtaacgaaccaaaacaaacaatatctgctagcagtaaaCTTAGGCTCTTACGGTTCTAAATAGTTTAAAAGATATCATGGGTTTGATGTTGAGTTTAGAGGTACCACTACCATAGCTAAATTGATATCAATGATCATAAGGTATATAGCAATTGATTAAACCtaaaagatgaacaaaacgtataattttttgtgttgtttgttttagattcataaaaaaattaggttattATAAGGAAGGTGTTTTGGTAGGCATTATTTAAACAAGTTAGGGAAGAATCATgtatgaaaaaacaaaagaatcaagaacaaacaaaaaagtagAGGACAATAATCTTTGAGCTTTtactctcattttcattttaacaaGTCATATCATTCAATCCTAGCCATCCATTTCTTGggtcaaaaataaaaaaaaaacaaaaaaaaacttgttttcgaaaacatttttaaaagttgtaaGATTACTTTTGACTTTTAATACACGTTTTAGAAGAACCCTGGAACGTAGAAAATACTTTAGAACGTTGAACGAAAAGTCGACATGACAGAATTATGTTCCTTCAAACTTAATCTAAATAAgcgtgtgagatcccacatcggttggaaaggggaacaaaacattccttataagggtgtggaattctctccttaacagacgcgctttaaaaccgtgaggtagATGACAATAAGTAAGaggtcaaagtagacaatatttgctaacagtgggcttggactgttatatatagtatcagagtcagatatTGTACCGTatgttagcgaggacgttgggccctaaaggaACAAAtgattccttataagggtgtgaaattctctccctaacatacgcgttttaaaaccgtgaggtagATGACactacgtaacgagtcaaagggggtagatgacactacgtaacgagtcaaaggggacaatatcgactaaccgtgggcttgggctgttacaaatagtatcaaagtcagatATTGTACagtatgccagcaaggacattgggcccctaaaggaacaaagcattccttataagggtgtgaaattCTCTCCCCAATaagcgcgttttaaaaccgtgaggtagATGGCAATACATAACgagtcaaagtagacaatatttgctaaacagcgagcttgggctgttacaaagtATCAGAGTCGGATATTATAcagtatgccagcgaggacataAAGCCCCTAAGGGAACAAAGcatcccttataaggatgtgaaattctctccttaatagatgcgttttagaagtagatgacaatacgtaacgggtcaaaacagacaatatctactaacagtgagctttagctattacaaatagtatcagagtcagatatCGTATActatgccagcaaggacgttaggcccctaggggaacaaagcatcccttataagggtatgagattctctccctagcagacgcgttttaaaatcgtgaggtagatggcgatacataacgggtcagaacagacaatatctgcaaacagtggacttgggactttgttataaatagtatcagagttagaTATTGTACGGTATGCTAGCGAGAACATTGGGCCCCTAAGGGAACAAAggattccttataagggtgtgaaattctctccctaacagacacgttttgaAATCATGAGATagatgacaatacgtaacaggtcaaaacagacaatatccactaacagtgggcttcggctgttacaaatagtatcagagtcagatatCGTATActatgccagcaaggacgttagGCTCCTaaggaaacaaagcattccttataagggtatgaaaactaCTCCCTAATAGACATTGTGACAGCTAAAACGAGCGGATGAAAATGTAGGAAAAACAACCAAACGTCCCACTCGACCTATCAAAGAGATGTCAACAACGCTACTAATGTCGGGCGACATCATACGAGTTAacgagaataaaatatttccgACACGACCGGGAATAATTGAAATCAACCCTATTTCACGtcatttcatatataaaaaaaaataaaaattttatctttaacaAGCTGTCACAAAAGCAAACCCTGTTCATCTTTCCACTATAAAAACTCATGCAACCAATATTCTCTCCCATCGTGATCACTGAAAAAGCCTCCAACACTTCCTCTGCCATTTTGTAGCTTACAAACCgatcaaaacaacaaaacaaggCAGAATTTGGTGTTCTTGGAGGCAAATTGTTgaagaacaaacaagaaattttggttttatttatgGGGGGAAGATCAAAGTCCATGAAATGCTTCTCAATTTGCAGCATCTTTAAGAGCTGTTGCTTTTCAAAGGGTGGAAGAGATGAAGGGTATTGGGATGAAAGTGGTGAGATTAGGCGTAGGATGTGGCCTAGTGATGAAGATACAAGATGGGTGGCTGAGCCTGGGATTGATCGGAAAGCTTCTGCTTTTATTGCTAGATTCTATGACGCTCGTGTTTCTGATCCCGAACGACAAACGCTTGCTGTTTAGCCGCCGCCCCCGCTGCCCTCGCCGCCACGGTTGCCGCCGCTgctggttcttcttctttggccATTGCTCATTGGCTTGTTCATCATTGATCTTGTTGAATATTATGTGTGTTCTTGGGTTGGTTTGGAATTGGGTATTGGCCGAGGTTTCTTTGTTtgtaatcttttgtttttatgatgAATAAAAGTTGGTGATGTGGTTTTACCATGTTGGAAAGTTGGGATTTTGTGTCTTTTTGTTGTGGTTATGAGATGAATCTTATCGGGTTTGAGATAAGAACGGTTGAATTGCTCGTGTCTTGGTGTTTAGATCACGAGTGTCTCATTCTTATCTTTAAAGGGTTTCTCtgaaatcccacattagttgagcaggagaacgaaaccttctttataagggtgtggaaatctctcaatagagcccgaaagggaaagcctaaacaTAACAATATTCTGAAATTGTGGGCTTGTACGTGCTGAAGATGGCTCTTACTAGCTCAACCTGTAAAAACCGTAAGTGCAAATTCCCATAATGAGGCACTCGTTATGCTTTAACGAAGTGTTCTTGGGCGACTCAGTAATATTCCGTAAGTAACTCAGTACAAACAATCCTCGAGACCCAAGTAAATATCAAAGTAGTCTCGTGTGTAGCTATCATGTTTTCGAGTTATTTGTTTTGATGATTGGAGCAAGATTGTTGTTCCTTTCATCGAGTAACGATCTGGGTATTATTTGATACACAATTAACAAACcgttcattgaaaaaaaaaatgaaaattattttagtgaAATGAAATATGTGGTCGAGATTCAAATATGTCGTCTTAGCCTCTAACGAGCTAATTATACAGATAAAAGCGACGTGTGACTTTATTGAATACACggaattcaataatattccaTTTCGATGGTTGGATGAACAAGCTATACCAAATCTCTAAAAGGGAACCATATTATATGATGTAATTTCACTTTATATTATGGGTTACTATTGTATCCATTATTGAATATATAGTACAAAGGTATGTACCTAAATCCATTTTCTTATGATTCCTTTTGTTGGCAAACtataatataaagtaataTTTTCGGCATCCGATAGGTTttggaaaggagaaaaatGAGCGGTTCTGATACTTTCTATTGGAACGAGACTTTATGGGTTGGTGACCCGAGCAACCCGAATAtagttcacaacccaactcgaCTAGACCCGAAACTAATCCGACTAGACCCAAAACTAACTCAatcctctattttcgagttggattgggttgggttgtccggtttttttaattattttaaaaaatcatacttaTTCACAGTACATGTTacgttaataaataaaacctcgcaaaactcaaatatcaaacattaaCCCGACACAACACATTACTAACATTAATTACAAAAGTCAAATGTTTTTAATCTTCGTAATAATCCTTAAAGTGGGATAGGGTTGGGTTCTACCCTATTGTCAAATTGGTCGAGCTGATCggaccaaaaaaaatgtcaacctcCAAATCGACCCGGATTTTTagttttccaaaaattcaacccaatcggaaaaaaaaatctaattcgACCCATCTTTTATGGTTCTCGCTTGTTAGTTTGGATTAGTTGAATTCTCGGGTTATTTGAACACCCCTAGTCctcataaatttatatttattNattttttttttttttttttttttttttgaaagaatagGTCTAAATCGACAACTTTTGAATCGAGACAAGTGGGTGTGATTATGAGAGAACCTAGAGCATGAAAGAACAACGAAAATGATCTCGAAGTCTCGTGATCGTTTGATCCACAAAATGAAATGAGAGTACGAAGAATATGAAAAAGCATTTTAGTGCTTCAATTTCCCTACCCTAATCAACATCAATCGCTATCTATTATTTGATTCCATCCCTTATCATGTAACAGTTAAAGTCGGTCATTGCTAGTAGACATTGTTcgttttagcccattacgtaaTGTCgtcaacttcaaaattttaaaacgcgtctattagaaaaagttttttactcttacaaagaatgcttcgttttcttcATATCATGCTATACTCACATGACCTGATATTACGCATGGTTACACCGTCACAGTAATATCAGGTCATGTGAGTACGAGATACTAAAGTGAGCTCGATTATCGTGAGGTAGCTTTGAGTTAAAAGTGTGCGTAGGTGAGCGGATAGGAATGGCACATAGCTTTATTCTATGCTTCCCCTTTTTTGAGAATTGACAATCATGTACTTTTGTTGAGAAAGCATATATAATACCTAGTGTATGTTGGTAGTTTTGTACTTCaaagccaaaaaaataaattatatggtACAAATCGAAAGTACGATTCATAACAACCGTAAATAACAGCCgatttttatcttaaatttttactttccGCTCGGTTGAATCTTAAACTTAGATAAATTTTACTGTATTTACCTTGCTTTGAGGAAAAACCGTGCTTATAAAGTGAAATACTGCAGTACATTGATGTGACGCTTACCACACCAGCTCTGATACTTAAGTTAGATAAGAAAATTTACCGTATTTACCTTACTTTGAAGAAAAAACGCGCTTGTAAAGTGAAATACTACACACTAATGTGACACTTGTTACACCAGCTCCGATGcttaatttagataaaaaaaatttacagtaTTTACCTTACTTTGAGGAAAATCGTGCTTGTAAAGTGAAACACTACACACTGATTCGACGCTTGCCACGCCATTTCCGATGCTTAAGTTAgatcaaaaaatttatgtgCATCTTCATTAGGTTGTAAAATAGGGAAGAACGACGGattttcccattttctttatgaatTAGGTTAAGAAAGAACCAAATCGAGTAATTCGAAGATGCCACGAGTCGGGAACTTGCTCATACCTTCTCCTTTTCTTACTTTCCAACATGGGTCTCTCGTGTATACTCGAGTTTGTTTCTAGTTCAAAATTACTCGTCAGTTATTCATGGTTTTTGGAAAACTTAGCACGTTTACTTGGAACTGACTAGAATTAAGTTAACCGAGTCGACCCATATCTCGAAATAATCAAACTCACGAAACGCAACCTCGATTTTTTAACATATCGAGTATATCGTACACGAAAAAGAGGTGAACGAAAGAAGTGAAGCAGCgagataaaatgaaatgatactTGTTTACCAAGAAAGTCCATTTCTATATCAACAAGAACCCAGCAATGTAGAATAAGAAGCCAAAGATCATGTCAGTGATATAAATGGTAGCAAGAGATGCTGATGGCATACAGCTCAAAGCCTTAATGGCTAACCCAAAAGGATATTAGGTAGCTAGGTTTAGTGTTCAACAAGACAAACCCATTTCCtaatttaatatcaaaatctCAACTTTTTAATGCAaagatatcaaatatattatgttttatatgCTTTTTGTAAGTGATAATGATGCAGTCAATATGAAACAAATGCCAACCTAAAAGTGAAGGAACTTTGATTTTAGGGAGCTACAAACAAGGAGATGAATTGAACGGTTTGAATTATAAGGGAACTTTTCggggaatgagtgtcagtgAAGACGCTCGGCcctgaaggggtggattgtgagctCCCGTAttcgttggagaggagaacgaaacatttcttagaagggtgtggaaacctctttctagcaaacgtgttttaaatacCTCccggggaagcccaaaaagaataatatctgctagcgacgGGTTTGGGCTATTGCAGTTGTTATTAATGTGGTACCTCTAGGGTTGACAGCTCTCGACCCTAAAGAGAGGTAAATGAATTATAAGGGAACTTTTTggggaacgagtgtcatcgaagacactgggccctgaagggagtggattgtgagatcccatgttcgtggggaggagaacgaaacattttttaaaagggcgtgaaaacctctttctaacaaacgcgttttaaaaaccttcaGGAGAAGCTcgaagagaataatatctgctagcgatgggcttgggctattgcAGTTGTCGTTAATGTGGTACCTCTAGGGTTAGCAGCTCTCGACCCGTAAAGAGAGGCTAGAACATATAAAAATGAGGGCCTTAAGTTTAGTGCATGCTTGCCTAATACCTAACCCTACCTTTGAATAGCTTACTTGCCCCTAGTTTGATATTGATTTGTGTTCATGTTGATATCAATGAATATCATATCTATGTCTACTTCTACTTCTTTGAgaaattttggatttgattCTTCTTGTGGGTTTTGATTTGCTTACCTTGTGCAAATAtgcttgcttttttttttcccgaaAGTTTAGTTCGGGTTGTAAATTTTCTCGTTTCATATCGGGTTTGAAATTTGGTTAGTAAAAACTTTCATCGTTCCGATACCCATCTGAAAAACGGGTCAGTTGTAGGACGTAGAGACCTGTATCAAGTTAGAACATTGTTGTGAGATCATACGTCGATTGGATAAGGAAACGATATCGattggaaaggggaatgagtgctagAGAGGACGTTGGTCCCTAAAGagggtgggttgtgag
This portion of the Cucurbita pepo subsp. pepo cultivar mu-cu-16 chromosome LG08, ASM280686v2, whole genome shotgun sequence genome encodes:
- the LOC111800720 gene encoding uncharacterized protein LOC111800720, which produces MGGRSKSMKCFSICSIFKSCCFSKGGRDEGYWDESGEIRRRMWPSDEDTRWVAEPGIDRKASAFIARFYDARVSDPERQTLAV
- the LOC111799720 gene encoding 50S ribosomal protein L18, chloroplastic, which produces MSSAIAPLSFLGTSILGVSYSQNLRIPPHLNFPSTTSSSGRHSLVIEAKATTRREDRAARHSRIRKKVEGTTERPRLSVFRSNKHLYVQVIDDSKMHTLAAVSTMQKSISEGLDYTSGPTIEVAKKVGEAIAKSCLEKGITKVAFDRGGYPYHGRVEALADAAREHGLVF